Proteins encoded in a region of the Saccharothrix ecbatanensis genome:
- a CDS encoding TetR/AcrR family transcriptional regulator, which produces MTATSARGRIDKRQAILEAAFTVFARRGYDQACVQEIAEEAGVAKPTVYNHLTDKENLFRHAVMAVADLVMAENLDVVERLREPGDDLRAALEDVAYRMSRVCSSEQARALRSLAYGQAGRFPDLIDVVRERTSHRLREALADRLARLSLAERLRPCDPTLAADQFLALLTGPMEVRSHLGARKVSAADTRIVANAAVDTFLRAYKAD; this is translated from the coding sequence GTGACGGCGACATCGGCCCGCGGGCGGATCGACAAGCGGCAGGCCATCCTGGAGGCCGCGTTCACCGTGTTCGCGCGGCGCGGCTACGACCAGGCGTGCGTGCAGGAGATCGCCGAGGAGGCCGGGGTCGCCAAGCCGACCGTCTACAACCACCTGACCGACAAGGAGAACCTGTTCCGGCACGCCGTGATGGCCGTGGCGGATCTGGTGATGGCGGAGAACCTCGACGTCGTCGAGCGGCTGCGCGAGCCGGGGGACGACTTGCGCGCGGCGCTGGAGGACGTGGCGTACCGGATGTCGCGGGTGTGCTCGAGCGAGCAGGCTCGCGCGCTGCGCTCGCTCGCCTACGGACAGGCGGGCAGGTTCCCGGACCTGATCGACGTGGTCCGGGAGCGCACGTCGCACCGGCTGAGGGAAGCACTGGCAGACCGGCTGGCCCGACTGTCGCTGGCGGAGCGGTTGCGCCCGTGCGATCCGACGCTGGCCGCTGACCAGTTCCTCGCGCTGCTCACCGGCCCGATGGAGGTCCGGTCACACCTGGGCGCCCGCAAGGTGTCCGCCGCCGACACGCGCATCGTGGCGAACGCCGCCGTTGACACCTTCCTGCGCGCCTACAAGGCCGACTAG
- a CDS encoding sensor histidine kinase gives MLRLRALLLSAAVFLPMMWAAGTSQPERVGPWETAASVVVFTGLLVLVKYRPITSLVLAVAAWEVSFLSRFAADTTVAVVATAGGVAMVSLIAGRNADDEQRGVVALAVAVVGTAVAAAVAGGADTAVVAVAAVGALAVVPWALGRYRRGYTELIGAGWERAALMERDAQEARGRERARLAAEMHDLVGHELAHAALQVGALEVSRTLPPEHRDAVRQARAGVTAAAERLADVVRLLRSDWGSAIESVEEVVERARQSGLRVELEVRGAAARDPVIARTIHRVVTEAITNAMKHASGAAVSVSLDRSGGGTEVRVANGPGRAVVPRTAGGGHGLLGLAERVALVGGRLTVRWIEDGGFEVVAQVPDRPRSERPADTMTPILRLRAQDRNRRNSRRTMRLVAWVSAVIVVGVAGYLVFDTATSTLTPTRFADLRVGQSEAEVAGVLPPRTRTDGTGGGPERSTCRLYSTHPNPFDERRRDRYRVCFRDGLLVTKDLLARDP, from the coding sequence ATGCTGAGACTGCGCGCGCTGCTCCTCTCGGCCGCTGTCTTCCTGCCGATGATGTGGGCGGCGGGCACGTCGCAGCCGGAGCGGGTCGGGCCGTGGGAGACGGCCGCTTCCGTGGTGGTGTTCACGGGGTTGCTGGTGCTGGTCAAGTACCGGCCGATCACTTCGCTGGTGCTTGCGGTCGCGGCGTGGGAGGTGAGTTTCCTGTCGCGCTTCGCGGCGGACACGACGGTGGCCGTGGTCGCGACGGCCGGCGGGGTGGCCATGGTCAGCCTGATCGCCGGTCGGAACGCCGACGACGAGCAGCGAGGCGTGGTGGCGCTCGCCGTCGCCGTGGTCGGGACGGCGGTGGCGGCGGCCGTCGCCGGTGGGGCGGACACCGCCGTCGTGGCGGTGGCGGCGGTCGGCGCGCTGGCCGTCGTGCCGTGGGCGCTCGGGCGGTACCGGCGCGGGTACACCGAGTTGATCGGCGCGGGTTGGGAACGGGCCGCGTTGATGGAGCGGGACGCGCAGGAGGCGCGGGGCCGTGAGAGGGCGCGGCTCGCGGCGGAGATGCACGACCTGGTCGGGCACGAGTTGGCGCACGCGGCGTTGCAGGTCGGGGCGTTGGAGGTCAGCCGGACGCTCCCGCCGGAGCACCGGGACGCGGTGCGCCAGGCGAGGGCGGGGGTGACGGCGGCGGCCGAGCGGCTGGCCGACGTGGTGCGGCTGCTGCGCTCGGACTGGGGTTCGGCGATCGAGTCGGTGGAGGAGGTGGTGGAACGGGCCAGGCAGTCCGGGTTGCGGGTCGAGTTGGAGGTGCGTGGCGCGGCGGCGCGTGATCCGGTCATCGCGCGGACGATCCACCGGGTGGTCACCGAGGCGATCACGAACGCGATGAAGCACGCGTCGGGTGCGGCGGTCTCGGTGTCGCTCGACCGGTCCGGCGGCGGCACCGAGGTACGGGTGGCCAACGGGCCGGGCCGGGCGGTCGTGCCGCGGACGGCCGGCGGTGGGCACGGGCTGCTCGGGCTGGCCGAGCGGGTGGCGCTGGTGGGCGGACGGCTGACCGTGCGCTGGATCGAGGACGGCGGGTTCGAGGTGGTCGCCCAAGTCCCGGACCGGCCGAGGTCCGAGCGTCCGGCCGACACCATGACGCCGATCCTGCGACTGCGGGCGCAGGATCGGAACCGGCGGAACTCGCGGCGGACGATGCGGCTCGTGGCGTGGGTGTCGGCGGTGATCGTGGTCGGCGTGGCCGGGTACTTGGTGTTCGACACAGCCACGTCGACGCTCACTCCCACCCGGTTCGCCGACCTGCGGGTCGGGCAGTCCGAGGCGGAGGTCGCCGGCGTGCTGCCGCCCCGGACGCGGACGGACGGCACCGGGGGCGGGCCGGAGCGGTCGACGTGCCGGCTCTACAGCACTCACCCCAACCCGTTCGACGAGCGCAGGCGCGACCGGTACCGGGTGTGCTTCCGTGACGGCCTGCTGGTGACCAAGGACCTGCTGGCCCGCGACCCGTGA
- a CDS encoding winged helix-turn-helix transcriptional regulator has translation MLRRTYDGQRCSVARTLEIVGERWTLLIVRDALTGVTRFDGFLNSLPIARNVLSDRLNGLVDHGVMERVQYQDRPPRHEYLLTARGRELMPVIMVLMEWGDRHLPIAPGPPAMAVHANCEGTVRTELACDSCDDHVPASAVVLRENDPDD, from the coding sequence ATGCTCCGACGCACTTACGACGGCCAGCGCTGCTCGGTCGCCCGCACGCTGGAAATAGTCGGCGAGCGGTGGACGCTGTTGATCGTGCGCGATGCGCTGACGGGCGTCACCCGGTTCGACGGCTTCCTCAACTCGCTGCCGATCGCCCGGAACGTGCTGAGCGACCGCCTCAACGGTCTGGTCGACCACGGCGTCATGGAGCGGGTGCAGTACCAGGACCGGCCGCCCCGGCACGAGTACCTGCTCACCGCCAGGGGCCGTGAGCTGATGCCGGTGATCATGGTGCTGATGGAGTGGGGCGACCGGCACCTGCCGATCGCCCCCGGCCCGCCCGCCATGGCGGTGCACGCGAACTGCGAAGGCACCGTGCGGACCGAGCTGGCCTGCGACTCGTGCGACGACCACGTGCCCGCGTCCGCGGTCGTCCTCCGCGAGAACGACCCCGACGACTGA
- a CDS encoding phosphatase PAP2 family protein — translation MNELMAAQAVSEPAYPASVSDVPDVSAWWYLEVVERAAGSAGFTQSFAAFATEALIVVFAVLFAVVWWRARPGSPARRRAYLAPVVTVLAYLVSEGVKEVWQEDRPCRALGEVTTIVPCPEVGDWSFPSNHSAIAGAAAVAVLWSSRALGALAVATALLTAASRVFVGVHYPHDVVAGLLLGASVAALLLALLMRLTTRLIPPGSGGPRRTRHSTARQPATERTSPV, via the coding sequence ATGAACGAACTCATGGCGGCACAAGCCGTGTCAGAGCCGGCGTACCCCGCCTCGGTGTCGGATGTGCCGGACGTGAGCGCGTGGTGGTACCTGGAGGTGGTCGAGCGGGCCGCGGGGAGTGCGGGGTTCACGCAGTCGTTCGCGGCATTCGCGACGGAGGCGCTGATCGTCGTCTTCGCGGTGCTGTTCGCCGTCGTGTGGTGGCGGGCGCGCCCTGGTTCACCCGCTCGGCGCCGGGCGTACCTGGCGCCGGTCGTCACCGTGCTGGCGTACCTGGTGAGCGAGGGTGTGAAGGAGGTGTGGCAAGAGGACAGACCGTGTCGGGCGCTGGGCGAGGTGACGACCATCGTGCCGTGTCCGGAGGTGGGCGACTGGTCGTTCCCCAGCAACCACTCGGCCATCGCCGGGGCCGCCGCGGTGGCGGTCCTTTGGTCGAGCCGGGCGCTGGGCGCGTTAGCCGTGGCCACCGCTCTCCTGACCGCCGCGTCGAGGGTGTTCGTGGGTGTCCACTACCCGCACGACGTCGTCGCGGGTCTGCTGCTGGGCGCCTCGGTGGCCGCACTCCTCCTCGCCTTGCTCATGCGCCTCACCACCCGTCTCATACCGCCCGGCTCCGGCGGCCCACGTCGGACACGCCACTCGACGGCCCGCCAACCCGCCACCGAGAGGACGTCGCCAGTTTGA
- a CDS encoding glutathione S-transferase family protein: MNTRITADGQDGFPVEPGRYRLIAARACPWANRAIIVRRLLGLEDALSMGLAGPTHDARSWTFDLDPGGRDPVLGIERLQEAYFKRDPDYPRGITVPAVVDARTGAVVTNDFAQMTLDLSTEWREHHREGAPDLLPDAHRDEMDDVNRRVFTEVNNGVYRCGFAGSQEAYDDAYARLWTALDWLEDRLRDRRYLVGDTITEADVRLFTTLARFDAVYHGHFKCNRQKLAEMPVLWAYARDLFQTPGFGDTVDFRQIKEHYYIVHKDINPTGIVPVGPDLSGWVTPHGREALGGRPFGDGTPPGPVREGERVDPANTPLS; the protein is encoded by the coding sequence ATCAACACCCGGATCACGGCCGACGGGCAGGACGGGTTCCCGGTCGAGCCCGGTCGGTACCGGCTGATCGCCGCGCGGGCCTGTCCCTGGGCGAACCGGGCGATCATCGTGCGCAGGCTGCTCGGCCTGGAGGACGCGCTCTCGATGGGGCTGGCCGGCCCGACGCACGACGCCCGCTCGTGGACGTTCGACCTCGATCCCGGCGGGCGTGACCCGGTGCTCGGGATCGAACGCCTCCAGGAGGCCTACTTCAAGCGCGACCCGGACTACCCGCGCGGGATCACGGTGCCGGCGGTGGTGGACGCCAGGACGGGCGCGGTCGTGACGAACGACTTCGCGCAGATGACCCTGGACCTGTCCACGGAGTGGCGCGAGCACCACCGCGAAGGCGCGCCCGACCTGCTGCCCGACGCGCACCGCGACGAGATGGACGACGTCAACCGGCGCGTGTTCACCGAGGTCAACAACGGCGTGTACCGGTGTGGTTTCGCGGGCAGCCAGGAGGCGTACGACGACGCGTACGCGCGCCTGTGGACGGCGCTCGACTGGCTGGAGGACCGGCTGCGCGACCGGCGGTACCTCGTCGGCGACACGATCACCGAGGCCGACGTGCGGCTGTTCACCACCCTGGCCCGCTTCGACGCCGTCTACCACGGCCATTTCAAGTGCAACCGGCAGAAGCTCGCCGAGATGCCGGTGCTGTGGGCGTACGCCCGTGACCTGTTCCAGACGCCCGGTTTCGGCGACACGGTCGACTTCCGGCAGATCAAGGAGCACTACTACATCGTCCACAAGGACATCAACCCGACCGGGATCGTGCCGGTCGGTCCGGACCTGTCCGGGTGGGTCACCCCGCACGGGCGGGAGGCGCTCGGCGGGCGGCCGTTCGGTGACGGCACGCCGCCGGGTCCCGTCCGCGAGGGCGAACGGGTGGACCCGGCGAACACGCCGCTGAGTTGA
- a CDS encoding Dabb family protein, whose product MIVNILRFSFKEGTTEEQQAAVLAAMRRTASVESVSFGAVGQDIGDPAEGYTHAYVAGIADLAALERYLHDPVHVEGDFEILPHVAELAPVRFTDDTDPDLGEKVLALHLAKVAKYPEWGKLVSSLSGGKIPADA is encoded by the coding sequence TTGATAGTCAACATCTTGCGGTTCAGCTTCAAGGAGGGCACGACCGAGGAGCAGCAGGCTGCGGTGCTGGCCGCCATGAGGCGGACGGCAAGCGTGGAGTCGGTGTCCTTCGGCGCCGTCGGCCAGGACATCGGCGACCCGGCCGAGGGGTACACGCACGCCTACGTCGCCGGCATCGCCGACCTGGCCGCGCTTGAGCGGTACCTGCACGACCCCGTGCACGTCGAGGGCGATTTCGAGATCCTGCCGCACGTGGCGGAGCTGGCGCCGGTCCGGTTCACCGACGACACCGACCCGGACCTGGGCGAGAAGGTCCTCGCGCTGCACCTGGCGAAGGTGGCGAAGTACCCGGAGTGGGGGAAGTTGGTCTCGTCGCTGTCCGGCGGGAAGATTCCGGCGGACGCCTGA
- a CDS encoding AI-2E family transporter, with translation MDAGDRRWTDRGAAIGHGVSWLARWSTRLALVAVGFWLLWTLIGRLWVVVMPVLLGLLITTVLWPPARWLRSRGLPAALAATIVLLGGLAVLGGVLALISTSIASGVPEIAESASRALGQARDWLAGPPINLADSQLDQLLQQGVDQLQSSVGSIADGLLTGVGTVTSGIVTGILALLLAFLFVKDGPRFTPWLRGVVGERAGRHVTIVLERVWTTLGDFIRTQALVSLVDAVLIGLGLVVLGVPLAIPLAALTFLGGFIPIVGAFIAGALAVLVALVSNGLTTAVIMLVVVVVVQQVEGNVLQPVLQSRSLRLHAAVVLLAVTAGSTIYGIAGAFLAVPVVAAAAVVLRYLSEVIDHHSAPPPVAPDRPDDPEPETAPDPA, from the coding sequence GTGGACGCTGGAGACCGCCGCTGGACCGATCGCGGTGCGGCCATCGGGCACGGGGTGAGCTGGCTGGCGCGCTGGAGCACCCGACTCGCGCTGGTCGCGGTCGGCTTCTGGTTGCTGTGGACGCTCATCGGCAGGCTGTGGGTCGTGGTCATGCCGGTCCTGCTCGGTCTGCTGATCACGACCGTGCTGTGGCCGCCGGCCCGGTGGCTGCGCTCGCGCGGTCTCCCGGCCGCGCTGGCCGCGACGATCGTGCTGCTCGGGGGACTGGCCGTGCTCGGCGGCGTGCTGGCGTTGATCTCGACGTCCATCGCGTCCGGCGTGCCCGAGATCGCCGAGAGCGCCAGCCGTGCCCTCGGGCAGGCGCGCGACTGGCTGGCCGGTCCGCCGATCAACCTCGCCGACAGCCAGCTGGACCAGTTGCTCCAGCAGGGCGTCGACCAGTTGCAGTCCAGCGTCGGGTCGATCGCGGACGGGCTGCTCACCGGCGTGGGCACGGTGACCTCCGGCATCGTCACCGGCATCCTGGCGCTGCTGCTGGCGTTCCTGTTCGTCAAGGACGGGCCGCGGTTCACGCCGTGGCTGCGCGGGGTGGTCGGCGAGCGCGCCGGCAGGCACGTGACCATCGTGCTGGAGCGGGTCTGGACGACGCTCGGCGACTTCATCCGCACGCAGGCGCTGGTGAGCCTGGTCGACGCGGTGCTGATCGGCCTGGGCCTGGTGGTGCTGGGCGTGCCGCTGGCCATTCCGCTGGCGGCGTTGACGTTCCTCGGCGGTTTCATCCCCATCGTGGGCGCGTTCATCGCGGGCGCGCTGGCGGTCCTCGTCGCCCTGGTCAGCAACGGCCTGACGACCGCCGTGATCATGCTGGTGGTCGTGGTGGTGGTGCAGCAGGTCGAGGGGAACGTGCTCCAGCCGGTGCTCCAGTCCCGGAGCCTGCGCCTGCACGCCGCGGTCGTCCTGCTCGCCGTGACGGCGGGCAGCACCATCTACGGCATCGCGGGCGCGTTCCTAGCCGTGCCGGTGGTCGCCGCGGCGGCGGTCGTGCTCCGGTACCTGAGCGAGGTCATCGACCACCACTCGGCGCCGCCGCCCGTCGCCCCCGACCGTCCGGACGACCCCGAACCAGAGACCGCACCCGACCCGGCGTAG
- a CDS encoding LacI family DNA-binding transcriptional regulator — protein MSSSTEPDAGAVPEKAVKGAVSISSIAAEAGVSIPTVSKVLNGRPDVAADTRARVESVIEQHRYRRRRARQSSRPALIDLVFHELNSAWSTEIIRGVELAAANERAAVVLSELGGEHRPRREWFDDLLSRRPLGVILVLAGLDAEQRRQLTTRNIPFVFVDTAGEPPPGVPTVGSANWAGGLAATRHLLGLGHRRIAVISGPTTMLCSRARVDGYRSALESADVVVDPDFVRYGDFYVNGGYSHGLDLLDRPDPPTAIFAGSDFQALGVMRAARELGLSIPEDVSIVGYDDLSVSEWVGPQLTTVRQPLQEMATTAAHMVFSLARGQHPPNERIDLATELIVRESTCPPKAR, from the coding sequence ATGAGTTCGTCGACCGAGCCGGACGCCGGCGCCGTGCCGGAGAAGGCGGTGAAGGGCGCGGTGTCCATCTCGTCCATCGCGGCCGAGGCGGGCGTGTCGATCCCGACCGTCTCCAAGGTGCTCAACGGACGCCCGGACGTCGCCGCCGACACCCGCGCCAGGGTCGAGAGCGTCATCGAGCAGCACCGCTACCGGCGACGGCGGGCCCGGCAGTCGTCCCGGCCCGCCCTCATCGACCTGGTCTTCCACGAGTTGAACTCGGCCTGGTCCACGGAGATCATCCGCGGGGTCGAGCTGGCCGCGGCCAACGAGCGGGCGGCCGTCGTGCTGTCCGAGCTGGGTGGTGAGCACCGGCCGCGCCGGGAGTGGTTCGACGACCTCCTGTCCCGCCGCCCGCTCGGCGTCATCCTGGTGCTGGCCGGGCTGGACGCCGAGCAGCGCCGCCAGCTGACCACCCGCAACATCCCGTTCGTCTTCGTGGACACCGCCGGCGAGCCGCCGCCCGGCGTGCCCACCGTGGGATCGGCGAACTGGGCCGGCGGCCTGGCCGCGACCCGGCACCTGCTCGGGCTCGGCCACCGCCGGATCGCGGTCATCTCCGGGCCGACGACCATGCTGTGCAGCCGCGCCAGGGTCGACGGCTACCGCAGCGCGCTGGAGTCCGCGGACGTCGTCGTGGACCCGGACTTCGTCCGTTACGGCGACTTCTACGTCAACGGCGGGTACAGCCACGGTCTCGACCTGCTCGACCGCCCCGACCCGCCCACCGCCATCTTCGCCGGCTCCGACTTCCAGGCGCTCGGCGTGATGCGGGCGGCCCGTGAGCTCGGACTGTCGATTCCGGAGGACGTGTCGATCGTCGGCTACGACGACCTGTCGGTCAGCGAGTGGGTGGGGCCGCAACTGACCACCGTGCGTCAGCCTCTGCAAGAGATGGCCACCACGGCCGCGCACATGGTGTTCAGCCTGGCCCGCGGCCAGCACCCGCCGAACGAGCGGATAGACCTCGCCACCGAACTGATCGTGCGGGAGAGCACCTGCCCGCCCAAGGCGCGTTGA
- a CDS encoding response regulator, translating to MIRVVLADDEAIVRVGVRAVLAAADDMLVVAEADNGRSAVDLVLRHRPDVAVLDIRMPGLTGLDAAAEIRRAGSGTATLILTTFAEDSYISRALGEGASGFVLKTGDPHELIAGVRAVAAGAAYLSPLVARRVVDHLSGGGPRLGAAERVSGLTAREREVLGLVGAGLSNGEIAKRIHVVEGTVKVYVSAILKRLDLRNRVQAAIVAYEAGLIPAET from the coding sequence ATGATCAGGGTGGTGCTCGCCGACGACGAGGCGATAGTGCGAGTCGGCGTGCGGGCTGTGCTGGCGGCGGCCGACGACATGCTGGTCGTGGCCGAGGCGGACAACGGCCGGTCGGCGGTGGACCTCGTGCTGCGGCACCGGCCGGACGTCGCGGTGCTCGACATCCGCATGCCCGGGTTGACCGGGCTCGACGCGGCGGCGGAGATCAGGCGGGCCGGCAGCGGTACCGCGACGCTGATCCTGACCACGTTCGCCGAGGACTCGTACATCAGCCGCGCGCTGGGTGAGGGTGCCAGCGGTTTCGTGCTGAAGACCGGTGACCCGCACGAGCTGATCGCCGGGGTCCGGGCGGTCGCGGCCGGAGCCGCGTACCTGTCCCCTTTGGTGGCGCGGCGGGTGGTCGACCACCTGTCCGGCGGTGGGCCGCGACTGGGAGCGGCCGAGCGGGTGTCCGGGTTGACCGCTCGGGAACGCGAGGTGCTGGGGCTGGTGGGAGCCGGCCTGTCCAACGGGGAGATCGCGAAGCGCATCCACGTCGTGGAGGGGACGGTGAAGGTGTACGTCAGCGCGATCCTCAAGCGTCTGGACCTGCGCAACCGCGTGCAGGCCGCCATCGTCGCCTACGAGGCCGGGCTCATCCCAGCCGAAACCTGA